The Acinetobacter radioresistens DSM 6976 = NBRC 102413 = CIP 103788 DNA window TTATTTGCAAATGGTGAAGCGCCAAGTGTATCAGGGGCATTTAATTTCGAGTCATAGTATGGAGATTTTGTGACATCCATTCTTCTCATTAAACCAACCATAGCCATTGTCATTCCAGAGAAGAACATCATGGAAAAGATAGGCAAAATGGCTGTAAGCGTATTGGCGAATGCAAGAGAATCACTTACGGCCTGATAGAAAGCAGGATAATCAGAAATAGAAAATAGGTCGCCTGATTCAGAACCAGTAAAGGTATAGATCGTATTTTTAATTTTAATGTATGAATAGAAATTAATAATACTCGCTAACGGCATCCATAGATAAACCGAAGCCAAGTACATCAGGTAACTTGAAACGATGATGACCGATTTAGTTCCCATATACACAATCATCAGCACCACTAATGGAAACATCAAGATTGCCAGAATAAGTAAGATATTCTGTCCATCCTGCATCATCTTAAGAAAGCCTGTCGCTGCTGCGGCATTATCCTCGGCTAATTGAGCTTCACCTTGTACCCATGCTGTACAGTGAGCTGCATTACTTAATTCACCAGAAGTAGAGCCACTATTGTTGGTACACATTGAAGCTGATTGAAGCGGCTGATTGAATAAACTATTTAAAAGAAATTGTCGGCCGTCATTTGTAGTCAAGTCGGTGAGCTGAGCAAAGTTAGCCATTACATCGTTATAATCACGAGTTTTGGTTAATGTGCCAGAACCATCCGTCATGAGTAATGCGCCATTTAAAGCACGTTTAAAGTTGTAATTTAAAGTCCCTTGATTAACGCCGTCACCAAACACAAACGATTCAAACGATTTCTGTAGTTCACTCGCCGCTTCATAACAACTATAGGTTTTAAAAGAACCATCCATCTGACGCAAGGTAACAATCCCTGCTGCATTGTCATATAGGAAGTTCATGAAATAGGTATAGCTATCTGGTGAATTTTTATATTCGTCCGGATCAAACTTAGAATTACCGACAATACAGCTTTGATAGACTTGATTGATCATGTTGGAAACAAATGGGCTTTCTTCACTGACGTTCACATAGCGCAATGCGTAAAGTGTTCTCAATGGTGAAACAAAACCATCTACCAGAAGCCTTGGGCTATTTGTCGTGCTATACGCCGTTTCCATGGATTCAGTAAAGCTTTGAGAAACGCTACTGATCAAAGTCATTGGGAGTGCTAAACCAAGAGGAATATTCGCAACCTGTCTTGGAGTTTCTTGATTATAAGAATCTACAATAGTTACTGTAGTTTTAGGCAAAGTCAGCATTACATAAAATATAAATGGAATGATCAGCATTTTGAGATCAAACTTTTGCTTAAATGCAGACTGATACAGCGCCATAGTGAATAGGATTAAGACACCTAAAAGTACGCCGTATCCCACGCCAAATGCAGCATCCCCTGAATAGAAAGGGTCTTGAAAAATTAAGGCTACCCCTTGTAACATTGCCTCAAAAGTGGCCGTATCACCAAGCGTATAAATTATAAAGTCTGCATTTGCCATCAGAAATATTCTAAATTATTTGCACAATATTATATTATAGAATATGAGGCGTTTAATAAATATTATTACAGAAATGTTTTTTTATAATTATAAAAAATAAAGCCTAATATTAAATTAGGCTTTAAATCTAAAATTTAGAATTAATACAGATTAAAACAGATCGTTACTCGAATCTGAGAATTCCTGTAGGTCTTGCATTGCATAGTCATTCATACCCTGAATGATACTTTCATCAAAGGTAGTCGTAGATGGATCAATAGAACCCATTGTCATAAATACCCCACCCATCATCGCGCCTGTCGCACGATTATAGTGGTTCAACGTATGTAGACCAAATGTGTTTGCTGCATGATAAACGCCGTAAGGAGTGAACATGCTAAAGTCATAAAACTCGTTTTGCAGTCCATCAATACGTTTAGATTTATTCTGGCTTTTATCCGCTTTTAATTGAAGCCGTTTTTCCATTGTGCGTTTCTTGGAAATACGTTTAGCTTTGTTTTTGAATGCCAATCGCTTCTGTAAATCCTCTTGTGATTTGCCATGCACGTACAGTACATAATCATCGACACTAAGATTTAGCTTAAGGAATTGTTCTAAGTCAGGAACGGAGTTATCACGATTGCGATAGACGTTGCCACATAAGATAAAATTCCGCTTTAACACTTCTACAGTTTGCTTAGACTGTGTTTGTGATTCTGTATTTTTGCCAGAATCTTTTTTGAACAATTTGGAAATAATACCCATAGTGACACCTCACAAGTTAATGCAATCGAAATTCTCCAAGTTGATATGAATGAGATAATAATAACTAAAATAAAATTAAAATGATACGGTTAATATGTTATTTATTATTAAGATAATCATTAACTATAATATTATTTAATAATCAAAAAAAACGCCCCGAAGGGCATTTTATTTAATCTAGGATGTTATAACGCATGTACTTGGTCTTTGCATCGATATAATATTCTGCTTTCTTATTGACCTCATTGCCAGTTCCATCATCAATCTTGATCGCATGAGTAACCGTTTTGCCTTTAAATAGCTTGGACATTTGGGCTGCTGAGAATGGCTTAAGCGCAATTTTAGGCTTTGATGTATACCAACTATCACAAGTATTACACTTATACCGATTACCTGAAATCAGATATTTGCCTGTGCAACTTTCTTGCGTGCAGTCATCTTTACTTTCAGTACCAGTGTTCGCCACATCTACGCCGTCAAAACTAAAGCCAACACGCTTTAATTCATAATTAACGATTAACTTGCCTGAAAAATTATTTCCTTTTGCACTTTTAAAACCCTCAAGTACATCAGTAACGCCGTTCTGAATAAGAATTCTAATTTCTGAGTCAGAGAGCGATTTTTCGTTAATGGTACGCCATACCATAAACTTACATGCTTCATGGTCGGTACAAGCAACACCTGAAACAGTACCTTCCATTGGTGATTTACAGATAGGACAAGGAAGATCATATTTAGTTTTTGGAAAAAAGAATTTAATGTGATACGTCTTATCTTCTTTAATCTCCAATTCAAGTGCAGCACTAAAGGTTTTGCTCTTGGAACCTTTTACCTTTGGATCAGCTTTTTTTACAAAGCCACTGATCACACCAGTCGCCTTGTTATTAATTAACACTTGTAGTTCTGCATCAGAAAGTATTTTGTCTGCAACCATACGTTGAAGTTTAAAACGACATGTTGTATCAGAGCAGATGACATAGCGTGGCTCTAAGGTGAGATCACTGCTACATTCAGGGCATACACAGCCAGCCAGTTTAATTACTGGAATATTTTTATGTGCAAGCTGTAGTTTGGAAATGAAGTCAGATACAACCTCATGTGTATGGCTCATAAAATCAATAGACTTGTGAGCATCTTTATTCACCTCTGCTAACTGCAATTCCCAATTCGCAGTAAATTCTGGCTTAGTCAATGAAGTAATGCCATTTTCTTCCAAAAATTCGACTACCTGTTTACCGTACTCAGTAGGCGCAATGTACTTGTTATTACCAACTTCCTGCAACATCGCCTTTTTTGGAGAGCCATTATTAGCAGTTGTAGATAGCAGATCATCAATAATATTTGCTCGGGTAGCCGGTGTGCCAATACCACAATCCTTTAAAGCCTTTTTCTGATCTCCTTTCAATAATCGTGAAATATTTTGCATGGTACGAATTAGCGTACCATTGGTGAACGGTTTTGGTGGCGTAGTCTTACCCTGATTTAAGGCAACAGATAATGGAGAAATTTCACTTTTATCCTGATATGCAGGGAGAATGACATCTTGCTTGCCCTTCTTTTTATCGCCATTTTCTTCCTCAGTTTCGACTAAAGCTTTCCATCCTTTGCTAATAATAGTTTTACCTACAGAGCGGAAAGCCTGATCCTCGATAAAGGTAAAGCGTTCAGTTTCGCTATATTCCATTGGTGGCAAGAATGCAGCTTTAAAACGCTCGACAATGAGATAGTAGATTTTTTTAACAGCATCAGAAGCGGAAGCGTCTAATACAGTACCAGTCGGGATAATTGCAAAGTGGTCAGTTACTTTACTGTCGTCAAAGATATGCTTGCCGACCACACTTATCCGGTCTTTAGCTTCTTGAGCCATTAGAGTAATTTTTATATCACCCTTTTGTTTAGACATCAGATCGTCAAAGATTCGCGCCACTTCATTTGGATAATCCGAAGGTAGGTGTTGTGATTCTGTACGTGGATATGTCACAGCTTTGTGCTTTTCATATAGCTCTTGGACCAATTCTAGTGTCAACTTACTGCTGAATTTGTATTTTAAGTTGGCGACATACTGGATTGTCGTCAAATCAAATAAATTCGGTGCATTAGACTTCTTGTTGGTCTTGTTCTCAATGACTTTGGATACGGGTTTTAACTCTTTACCATTATGGCAAGCTGCAACTATGGCATTGGCTTTGTCCCGATCATAGAAACGGTTACTACTAGAAGAATCTGTTGAGTTTTCTTCATCATCTTCTTCTCCGGACGCTTCGTTCGATTCGCTAGACTGATTCTGTTTCTTTAGAATTTCATCATAATTTACCCACTTACTCTCATAGTTCTCAGCTCCAACTTGGAACTTGGCTCCAATCTCCCAAAATGCTTGTGATACGAAACTATCAATCTCTCGTTGACGGTGAACGACCATGGTTAATACTGGAGTTTTTACCCGACCAATCGCGGTGATCTGGGAAAGATACTGTTTACGGCTCATAACTGCTGTAGCGGCAATAGAACCGTTTATTCCTACTACCCAATCCGATTTAGAACGGCAACGTGCAGCCTGATTCAAGCCTTCATATTCATCTGAGTCTTTAATATTTTTATAAGCTTTGATCAGACCATCTTTGGTCATTGAATTAATCCACATTCGCTTAAGTGGTTTTGTAGTGCCTGATTTATCGTAAATCAGCCGACCGATTAGCTCTCCTTCCCTACCCGCATCACAAGCATTCACTACCTCTGTAACTTGAGGACTGTCAAAAAGCTTTTTAATAACATCAAATTGTTCTTGGTAGCCATCATTTTTGATAATCCGTAGCTCCCAATCATCGTCATTAGGAAGAATAGGCAATTTAGAAAGATCATTAACAGTCGGGTGGTGAAGTTCAACCAAATGACCAATAGCCCATGTAATGATGCAATCTTTCTGGTTTGTTAAAAACCGATTGGTAGGTGATTTAACGAAGCCACCTAACGCATGAGCAATCTCACGACCGACTGATGGTTTTTCCGCTAAAATTACTCGCATTATGAATTCCTCAAACCGTATTAATCTTCTAACTCATTAATTGGGCATGTAAACCCTTTGTCAGTATTGCTACCGCTATAAAATCTAAAGACGTTTCCATTCTCGTCTTTTGCCCAAAAACCGAACTCTCTGCCGAACCAATCTAGGTCAAGGCTGTCACCTATCCGTAATGTTTTTTTCACGAATCTATTAACTAAAAAAACGCATTCATTATTAGTAAATGAACCACTTAAACGGTTTTTAATCAAAATATCTTTATGGAAATTGAAGTTTTGAACTTGCTTTAGATAATGCAAATGTTTGGGTAAATAGTTAGGAATAAAAACCCTTTTTTTATCCTTCTTGTTGTTACTTATATACCCATCAATATAGTTTCCACTACCCAGATATACGGCTAACGGAATGAGGTCGAATAAGATTTCTTCGGTGAGTAAAGCATGATTAAAAACTATAAAAGGATCAAAACTATAAGTATTCTTCACGGAATCAAAAACGCCGTAGGCTTCATGTTTTGACTGATCTTCATGAAATACCTTAACTATCTGTTCTGATTGAATAACCTTTAGTAGTGATTCACCATTGCGAAGCCCAAATAACTGATTCATTCGATAAAAACGTGACTTATGTTGAGGTAAGGCAAAATAGTTACCATTACGGTTATCTTGATATAACGCTACTTTTTTAACAGTGCCATGCTGTAAAAACGCCATTCGCAAATTATTTTGATATTCGACTAAATCTGCCGGATTTTTAGGCATGAAGGGTAATGTTATAACGAGCTTTTCACCCACAAAAAGGCCAAAAGAAAGCCCAACAAAAACAGCGTTTTCAAGTAATGTATTTGGTATATCAATAACAAGCTTAAGCTTACTTGCAATAGCCTTATATTCTTGAAATTTAGATGGCATAATATTATTACATCAAATTATAAGAGATTAATTAATAATATAACATTTAAGTAATAATTTTAAGTTTTTAATAAAATAAATCGGCAATATTGCCGATTTATTTTATTTAATGTTTCTTTAATATTAACTTTCGTCACTATTGGTATGACAGACTGGTATCTCAAAGTCCTGCCAGTAATCAACCAGACTTTCGACACCGAAATTGTTCTTCATTGGAACATTAGTAACTGTTATACGCGCTGATATGTCTACACATTGAGAATATTCCTTAGCCCTAGTTTCTTCATCAATAAATTCTTTCGGATCATAGACTTTATTGAATCTGGTACTCACAAAGACTTTGCCGTTCTTACTATGAGTAAATGCCAAAATAGACTTGGCATTGCTGCCCATTAATTCCGCATGAAGGCTTTGGCGATAGAAATACTGCTTTTCAATCAATTCAGGTACTTCCTGAATAAACTGTGTTGGCTTAGCAACTTGTATATCTTTCTCATAGATCAAGCCGCTTGGGTCAGCTTTCAATTTGCCCTTTGCTTTAATCCATTCCTGTAGCGTAGGCTTAAAAAGGTGGCTGTATAAAGGCTTTTCACCAGAAGTCTGTTCAGCTTCATAAGAAGTAAGCGCACTCGGGTTGAGTAATTCAGATGCAAGTAAACCTTTGCGATGATCAGGCGATGCTAATTTCTTGTCTGGAACAGGTTTGGCTGTTTCTTTCGCGTGTACCACACCACTACCAACTAAAGAAATTAGTAAAAGATTAGTCGCTAACTTTTTCATACTCATTAGTCAGTTACTCCCATTTGGAATTTATTTTTAGCTTCATTCAACTGACTCTGATTAATAGGGTTTACACCTGTTTCTTTGGCTGTAGGTGTATTTACCTGAGTTTCAGCTTCTACCACTCGACCTTCCTGCTGTGCTGATGCTTTGCCAGATGTAGGTTGGTTAATAACATCGTACGGATTGTCGGCTGATAAAATCTTGTACTTCATATCTTCGGTATTCACATTCTGCCAAGTATTTTCTAAACGTGTTCCGTTACGTTCTTCCCAATAACCTTGAGATTTTGCGCCACTGGCTTGAGCTTTTGCCGTTACTTCTTCAACAAATTCAGTTAAGTCCATCTTAGAGAGATCAAGACGACTAAATTCATCAATTGTGAAGCCAGTACATTTTGCGGTTTTAGGATCACCCATGCTTCGTCCTAGCTGTTTGTTGCCTTCGGTATTGATGATTCGGGCTAAAGTAGAGTTAAAACAGCAATACGTTTTCTTCTTGGTACGGCAAAGTTTCACACCAAGAATTTTGACTTGCTTAGAGCAATATTCACCTACATATATACATAAGTTTGCACTGAGTCGGTTCGGTAATGCTTTTTCTTCCTCAGACATCGCACTTTTACATGTGAAAATCTGTTGAATTAAGCCAATTGCTTGTTGTGCAGCAAACGCACTTGGACTAAACATCAAGTTTGCTGCTGTACTAACATTTCCAACCATGCCACCCACTCCCGCACCTGCACCACCTGTTCCGGCAGTTGTACCGCTCGTGTTTTCTTCTGATTTTGCTTGATCTATAACTGATTTCCACTCAATACAGTCGGTATATTTTGCATTTTTAGGATCAGCACAGAAGTTATTTAGCTTATCAATACAGGCATCACCGTCCAGTCCATCAGTACATACTGGTGCGGTATAGTCGATCGGCGTACAACCACCCTCTGAATAAGAGAAATTAAGAGTGGCCTCTGCATAGGTTGGTTTTGTGTTGACTAAACGAACACGGATGATGTTCTCACCAGTTTTGAAATGTTGCCCTAATTCTTGGTTCACGGTATACCCGCCAGTACCACCACTTACCCTAGAAAAGACTTGCACACCATTAATGAAAACATGAAGGTCATCGTCAAATTTAACCCACCCCATATTCATTTTGAATTTTGCATCTGCATCCAGATTAACTTTGAAATGCCATTCAATATCTGAATATTGTTCGGATGCGCCCCAAGAAAATGCAAACTGGCTACCGTTATTCGTAACAGTAATCGGTCTGTCCTGTCGTGTCACTTGTAAAGTGTCTTTAAAACTGGTTGGGTATTTACATACAAATCCCTCTGGGTCTGCTGCATAAGCCATACTACCAAATAGTGTAAGTACACCTGTCAAAGCTATATTTTTTAAATACTTAATCATCACTTGTACCCGATTTACTTACTTGACTGTATTCAGCAAAAGTTTGTTGATCACCTGTGGCAGTACCACTTGGACTAAACCCATATCCCATGGCAGTTAGTTTTGAACCACCACCATTTGCTAAAGCTTCTTGTCCGGCTTTTGTTTCAGCTACAGAAGATGTACCTTGCAGCATGTATAACGCTTCATTTGGCGCATACATTGAGTCATAGGTATAAGGGTTTGCGCCGGCATTTACGAAATCTTGATTAGCGGTAGCATTTGGATCACTGTATTTTTGGTCTACAGTCGAGAAAGTATTTGCAAAAGCATTTTCATTGGTCGGTACTATATCTTGACCACTACTATCCTTTGCCTTTGGTGGCGTACTGCTCTTGCCCTTACAACATGCAGCCAAAGCACCAAAGCCTCGTCTTGAACGACATTGAGATTTCACCCCATTGAATAACCGGATGTTGTCTTTATCCATGTATTTACCGGCTTGATTCCCAATTTCAAGAAGGGCCAAAACATATGGCATATCTTCATCAGGTTTATCTTTTTCTTGCTCACCGATATAACAGTTTGGTCCAACACAGGTTTGAACAGGCTTACATGACAATTGACGTTCTGCGTTTTCTTTATTGTAAGCGGCTAATTCTGTTGGAGTCATTTGCTCCGGCTTGATCGGGGTCGTACATTTGGTTCGAGTTTCATAAAGCGTACATCCCTTAAAAGTGTTGTCACCGACTTTATATTCTTTTTCATCCAAACATTGTTTGGACACAACTTCACAGGAACCGCCGGTTGGTGGAGTCGGTTCTTTACAGGTAGATGTATCTTCTAAGAAGTCATAACAAGTACGGGTTGTTGTATATTGCCAACATCCTCGCTTAACATCTTGTCCATTAAATTGCCTTGTATCTACTGGCTGAGTACATACCAGTTGCTCTACGCAACGCTGCATATCTTGTAATGGAGGAATTGGAGGTCGTGGTAGTTCTGGAAAAGTACAACCGCCCTCTGAATATTCAAAAGTTGCGCCGATTGCTGCGTTCTTCGGAATATCATTGACCAGTCGGACTCGAATAGAGTTTTCACCATTGATGAAATATCTTCCTACATCTAAGTTGGCATCATAGCCATCAACACCACCACCGACACGGCCAAAAATCTCTTGTCCATTCACATAGATATACATATTGTCGTCATAAACAACTCGTCTTAGACGTACTCTCACTTTTTCTGCATTGGTCAGATTAACTTTAAACTCCCAACTCGCATCAGTCGGATATTCCCTTGCAGCCCATGAGAATCCAAAGGTTTTATCAGTCAAACTGACTGTAACGGGTCTGTCCTGACGGACTACCTGAAAGGTATCCCGAAAGTTGTTTGTATAAGAGCAGATTGGATCGTACGGCCCTGCCAAGGCAACCTGTGCAGTTGCATACAAGGACATACCTAGCAGGGATTTTGTGAGCAATTTTAGATAACTATTCATGATCAAATCCCCACTTTAGAGATGGTGCAAGTTGTTACCCAAGATTCTTTGCACTGACATCCTGTATATGTTGAAGGGTCAATTTTGATTACGAAGTTCATTGCAGCCGGACCATCGTAGTTAACCATTTTTGCAACAAAAGTATTTTGGCCAACAACTAAAAATGGTCTTAAATCGAGATTTAAAGTACGACTACCATCAGTTTTTTTGGAATCGGCGCTTGCGATCAATTTGCCATTTAAGAAGAATTCAGACTTGTTATCAAAATAGAAACTTACAAAAGTCATTACTGTACGTTCAGGGTTTTTAACAAGGAAATTGAAATCCCATTGAGCAGCAGATGATCCCTTATCTTTCCAACGCTCATTCATCGAAAAACCGGCATCATTGGATACAAAAGTACTATTTCTGCCGTTGGAGGCACTGGTTAACTTAACTGTGCCACGATCCATACCTGATAGACATTCAGGTAAATCACGAGTACCTGTGACATTGTTGCCACAAACTACTGTACGGTTTTGAGTACATGTTTGTTGGCGGCCTACAGCATAGGAGTTACAAGTCTTGGATAAATATTCAGTACGTGTAGGTTCAATGCCGCACGAATAAGCTTGGCTGTTTGCAGCGTTTACACTAGCACTCGAATTATTATTAACACTGGCTACCTTAGAATTGGTATTTAGGTTGGTTGTATTTCGTTTAACTACCGATTTGCGTAAGGGATCGTTTTCAGAAAATCCACTAATAACTGCTTGGTCATTGGCATTAGAAACAGTACGAATTACGAGGCACTGGTTAGCTAGGTCGGCATTTGCTTTATTCGTACCTTCTGCCATTTGACTTAATTGTGCATCAGAATATTGAAAACACTTATTTTTAAGAGCTAAGCCATCTTTGTCAGGCATGGTATTGGTGTTGTATGTCGCAGTAAGAGAGCTTACGTCACCCCCACCGCCATATAAATCAGTAATAGTAGATTGTTGCTTCGTCAGGTCACGAGTATCGGAATATTTGACAATATTCCGATTATCATCCATTGAATTGATTCCTAAATTTTTCGGATTGGAAGGATCATAAATGTCTTTATTATCATTCGCTGAACGAGCATCATTCGTACCTTTTTGAATATTGCTTGCGTCACCGTATCCTTTCTGTACAGATGGATTGCTACTATCGCAGTTTCCATTCGCGTAATTGTAACCACACTCAATTACGGAATTTATATCAACGCCAGTTTGTTGTTTTGTCAAATTGGGGTTGTAGTTGTAATCTGCAACATTAGCAGCAAAAGATACATTATGTACCGCGAATACTATGCTTGTAGCCAGTAAACTTTTTCTGCTGAACATTAGAAAACACCAAATTTAATATTTAAATTATTTTAATTATAAACTGTAAAAATTCAAACGTTTTATTAATATTAATTGTTAGTTAATACAAATATTAATTTTTTGTTTTTATTTAAATAAAAAAAATGGCTTTAAAAAATTAAAGCCATTTTCA harbors:
- a CDS encoding type IA DNA topoisomerase → MRVILAEKPSVGREIAHALGGFVKSPTNRFLTNQKDCIITWAIGHLVELHHPTVNDLSKLPILPNDDDWELRIIKNDGYQEQFDVIKKLFDSPQVTEVVNACDAGREGELIGRLIYDKSGTTKPLKRMWINSMTKDGLIKAYKNIKDSDEYEGLNQAARCRSKSDWVVGINGSIAATAVMSRKQYLSQITAIGRVKTPVLTMVVHRQREIDSFVSQAFWEIGAKFQVGAENYESKWVNYDEILKKQNQSSESNEASGEEDDEENSTDSSSSNRFYDRDKANAIVAACHNGKELKPVSKVIENKTNKKSNAPNLFDLTTIQYVANLKYKFSSKLTLELVQELYEKHKAVTYPRTESQHLPSDYPNEVARIFDDLMSKQKGDIKITLMAQEAKDRISVVGKHIFDDSKVTDHFAIIPTGTVLDASASDAVKKIYYLIVERFKAAFLPPMEYSETERFTFIEDQAFRSVGKTIISKGWKALVETEEENGDKKKGKQDVILPAYQDKSEISPLSVALNQGKTTPPKPFTNGTLIRTMQNISRLLKGDQKKALKDCGIGTPATRANIIDDLLSTTANNGSPKKAMLQEVGNNKYIAPTEYGKQVVEFLEENGITSLTKPEFTANWELQLAEVNKDAHKSIDFMSHTHEVVSDFISKLQLAHKNIPVIKLAGCVCPECSSDLTLEPRYVICSDTTCRFKLQRMVADKILSDAELQVLINNKATGVISGFVKKADPKVKGSKSKTFSAALELEIKEDKTYHIKFFFPKTKYDLPCPICKSPMEGTVSGVACTDHEACKFMVWRTINEKSLSDSEIRILIQNGVTDVLEGFKSAKGNNFSGKLIVNYELKRVGFSFDGVDVANTGTESKDDCTQESCTGKYLISGNRYKCNTCDSWYTSKPKIALKPFSAAQMSKLFKGKTVTHAIKIDDGTGNEVNKKAEYYIDAKTKYMRYNILD
- the traN gene encoding conjugal transfer protein TraN, with product MLTKSLLGMSLYATAQVALAGPYDPICSYTNNFRDTFQVVRQDRPVTVSLTDKTFGFSWAAREYPTDASWEFKVNLTNAEKVRVRLRRVVYDDNMYIYVNGQEIFGRVGGGVDGYDANLDVGRYFINGENSIRVRLVNDIPKNAAIGATFEYSEGGCTFPELPRPPIPPLQDMQRCVEQLVCTQPVDTRQFNGQDVKRGCWQYTTTRTCYDFLEDTSTCKEPTPPTGGSCEVVSKQCLDEKEYKVGDNTFKGCTLYETRTKCTTPIKPEQMTPTELAAYNKENAERQLSCKPVQTCVGPNCYIGEQEKDKPDEDMPYVLALLEIGNQAGKYMDKDNIRLFNGVKSQCRSRRGFGALAACCKGKSSTPPKAKDSSGQDIVPTNENAFANTFSTVDQKYSDPNATANQDFVNAGANPYTYDSMYAPNEALYMLQGTSSVAETKAGQEALANGGGSKLTAMGYGFSPSGTATGDQQTFAEYSQVSKSGTSDD
- the traN gene encoding conjugal transfer protein TraN, with translation MIKYLKNIALTGVLTLFGSMAYAADPEGFVCKYPTSFKDTLQVTRQDRPITVTNNGSQFAFSWGASEQYSDIEWHFKVNLDADAKFKMNMGWVKFDDDLHVFINGVQVFSRVSGGTGGYTVNQELGQHFKTGENIIRVRLVNTKPTYAEATLNFSYSEGGCTPIDYTAPVCTDGLDGDACIDKLNNFCADPKNAKYTDCIEWKSVIDQAKSEENTSGTTAGTGGAGAGVGGMVGNVSTAANLMFSPSAFAAQQAIGLIQQIFTCKSAMSEEEKALPNRLSANLCIYVGEYCSKQVKILGVKLCRTKKKTYCCFNSTLARIINTEGNKQLGRSMGDPKTAKCTGFTIDEFSRLDLSKMDLTEFVEEVTAKAQASGAKSQGYWEERNGTRLENTWQNVNTEDMKYKILSADNPYDVINQPTSGKASAQQEGRVVEAETQVNTPTAKETGVNPINQSQLNEAKNKFQMGVTD